The Lycium ferocissimum isolate CSIRO_LF1 chromosome 1, AGI_CSIRO_Lferr_CH_V1, whole genome shotgun sequence genome includes a region encoding these proteins:
- the LOC132062068 gene encoding uncharacterized protein LOC132062068 — MHVPNILQSDESFFLVPNFVNEVGTDAHVPNVLQNDESLFLVPNFVTEVGTDCSDTEDDNGKCKRAKREVLETLEGSFTDNYKKLEAYANELRESNPGSDVVINLSKEALAQGKRKFLRMYICFKALKMGFKEGLRPFIGLDGTFLKGKAKGQVLVAIGQDSMNQFYPLAWAVVDKETKRTWSWMLDAIKNVLCLLKHIRYFMSSTLRQIGAKGGVKMKQLDEPVAKDLISRYPPETWCRAYLDTVSRYKPIIGMLDDIRIKVMNRLRENDEFVNKWYGLVSPNIMKLYNEYLKIAQVCKVNDNGDSGYEVTEGHDRHVVNLRQKRCTCRTWDLTGIPCPHAIKAMIHKKIDPISEIHWYHSKEAFKLAYKHKLQPVRGVQFWNVDPSQAMEPPTLVKLAGRPRIKRDIGKDEALKRQSEWKLSRKGRVMTCSNCGEPNHNVRGCGKVN, encoded by the exons ATGCATGTTCCAAATATTCTACAAAGTGATGAATCATTTTTCTTAGTACCTAAttttgttaatgaagttgggacGGATGCGCATGTTCCAAATGTTCTACAAAATGATGAATCACTTTTCTTAGTACCTAATTTTGTTACTGAAGTTGGGACAGATTGTAGTGACACTGAGGATGATAATG GAAAATGCAAAAGAGCCAAAAGAGAGGTTCTGGAAACTCTGGAAGGTAGTTTTACAGATAATTACAAAAAACTGGAGGCCTATGCAAATGAATTGAGAGAATCAAATCCAGGAAGTGATGTTGTGATTAATTTGTCCAAGGAGGCACTAGCTCAAGGTAAAAGGAAATTTCTAAGAATGTATATTTGTTTCAAGGCATTGAAAATGGGTTTTAAGGAAGGGTTAAGACCGTTTATTGGTTTAGATGGTACATTCCTTAAAGGAAAAGCCAAGGGTCAAGTATTGGTTGCTATTGGTCAAGACAGTATGAACCAATTTTACCCTCTAGCATGGGCAGTGGTTGATAAAGAGACCAAGAGGACTTGGAGCTG GATGCTTGATGCGATAAAGAATGTCTTGTGTTTGCTGAAGCATATCAGATATTTTATGTCAAGCACATTGAGGCAAATTGGTGCAAAAGGTGGAGTAAAG ATGAAGCAGTTGGATGAACCTGTTGCAAAGGACTTAATCAGCAGGTATCCTCCAGAAACATGGTGTAGAGCTTATCTTGATACAGTCT CAAGGTATAAGCCCATCATTGGGATGTTGGATGACATAAGGATTAAGGTGATGAATAGGTTGAGAGAAAATGATGAGTTTGTGAATAAGTGGTATGGTTTGGTCAGTCCTAATATAATGAAGTTGTATaatgaatatttgaaaataGCCCAAGTGTGCAAGGTCAATGACAATGGAGACAGTGGATATGAGGTAACAGAAGGACATGATAGACACGTGGTGAATTTGAGGCAAAAGCGGTGTACTTGTAGGACATGGGACCTTACTGGAATCCCATGTCCACATGCAATCAAGGCCATGATTCACAAGAAAATTGACCCTATTTCTGAGATACATTGGTATCATAGCAAGGAGGCATTCAAGCTAGCATACAAACACAAGTTGCAGCCGGTTAGGGGCGTACAGTTTTGGAATGTTGACCCTTCTCAGGCCATGGAACCACCAACTTTGGTCAAACTTGCCGGCAGACCCAGGATTAAAAGGGATATAGGGAAAGATGAGGCCCTTAAGAGGCAAAGTGAATGGAAGCTTTCAAGGAAAGGTAGAGTAATGACTTGTAGCAACTGTGGAGAGCCAAATCATAATGTTAGGGGTTGTGGCAAGGTAAATTAA
- the LOC132068573 gene encoding uncharacterized protein At4g04775, whose protein sequence is MSEISCNSTKKCHCGEIARCFTSKTPSNPGRIFYKCPKPKAENCGFWEWQDNFLDNALLEISDLEGKSEVATVKMDNLRESLNAVKLERDNLKKMVHNLAAISNSQVNKSRELEEKMLKLKMLFMISLAVLVGFFCR, encoded by the exons ATGTCCGAAATTAGTTGTAATTCAACGAAGAAGTGTCACTGTGGTGAAATCGCTCGTTGTTTCACTTCGAAAACACCTTCAAATCCTGGTAGGATATTCTATAAGTGTCCTAAACCTAAG GCTGAAAATTGTGGTTTTTGGGAGTGGCAAGATAATTTTCTAGACAATGCTTTGTTGGAAATAAGTGATTTGGAGGGAAAATCGGAAGTGGCTACGGTGAAAATGGACAATTTAAGAGAGTCGTTGAATGCGGTTAAGCTCGAAAGAGACAACTTGAAGAAAATGGTGCATAACTTGGCGGCTATAAGTAACTCTCAAGTGAACAAATCAAGGGAATTGGAAGAGaagatgttgaagttgaagatgttgtttatgatttcattggccGTATTAGTTGGATTTTTTTGTCGCTaa